From Apium graveolens cultivar Ventura chromosome 9, ASM990537v1, whole genome shotgun sequence, the proteins below share one genomic window:
- the LOC141684227 gene encoding uncharacterized protein LOC141684227, which produces MMRYQGLSPENLPLSNGKRSHWRTCKEDDGIIGRDENDVTTKPIPNFVESHKGLPKIRSSAPKTAQDQNFSTFSSYTPPKTNHDLNNSTTPPLNGDMLLQWGHRKRSRISRSVENRAAGAGSGLVDDSSSSSSTQLQAMMKVPTPRRSITLPTPATTIAIETKISSHANIMPPPSSILPNTISTSAAVTNSSTSNGKVGNHKSSSKDNSSFVNRRNSEDRSVGGNGSHPPRNTSSSSKGVIAAAAPSSRSKVLKRSPQKVLEKNDHVKIVSHAATTAVCSSGLASSSDEKMNGLVHQEQVKGIGMDHQENHHISPQEAGCSNTTSTTNHTNHGNTKIVAATANGGGEVFEWPRVLIPLTRKEKEEDFLLMKGTKLPHRPKKRPKAVDRMLQYCFPGTWLADVTKARYEVKEKKGTTKKPKRRGLKGMESMESDSE; this is translated from the exons ATGATGAG ATATCAAGGACTCAGCCCAGAAAATCTACCTTTAAGCAATGGTAAAAGATCCCATTGGAGAACTTGCAAAGAAGATGATGGTATAATAGGCCGTGATGAAAATGATGTTACTACAAAACCAATCCCAAATTTTGTTGAATCCCATAAAGGGCTTCCAAAGATCAGATCCTCAGCTCCAAAAACTGCCCAAGATCAAAACTTTTCGACATTTTCGAGTTATACTCCACCAAAAACTAACCATGATTTGAACAATTCTACCACTCCCCCTCTCAATGGAGATATGTTGTTACAATGGGGTCACAGAAAAAGATCAAGAATTTCTAGGTCTGTCGAAAACCGGGCTGCTGGAGCTGGCAGTGGCTTGGTAGATGATTCTTCATCGTCTTCATCAACTCAGTTACAAGCTATGATGAAAGTTCCAACTCCAAGAAGATCCATTACTTTGCCTACCCCTGCCACAACCATTGCAATAGAGACCAAAATTTCAAGTCATGCAAATATTATGCCCCCACCATCTTCAATATTGCCTAACACAATTTCAACATCAGCAGCAGTCACAAATTCATCAACATCTAATGGCAAAGTTGGAAACCACAAGTCCTCTAGTAAAGATAACTCTTCTTTTGTCAATAG GAGGAACTCGGAGGATCGATCTGTTGGTGGTAATGGGTCCCATCCACCTAGAAATACTAGTAGCAGTAGCAAAGGAGTTATTGCTGCAGCAGCTCCTTCATCTAGATCCAAGGTTTTGAAAAGATCACCTCAGAAAGTATTGGAAAAAAATGATCATGTCAAGATTGTTAGTCATGCTGCAACAACTGCAGTCTGTTCTTCTGGCTTGGCTTCGTCGAGTGATGAGAAAATGAATGGATTGGTGCATCAAGAACAAGTTAAAGGGATTGGGATGGACCATCAGGAGAATCATCATATTAGTCCACAAGAAGCTGGTTGCAGTAATACTACTAGTACTACTAATCATACTAATCACGGGAACACGAAAATTGTCGCGGCGACGGCGAATGGTGGTGGAGAGGTGTTTGAGTGGCCAAGGGTTCTGATTCCATTAACAAGAAAGGAGAAAGAGGAGGATTTTCTTCTCATGAAAGGGACAAAACTTCCCCATAGACCTAAAAAAAGGCCAAAGGCTGTTGATAGAATGCTACAG TATTGTTTTCCAGGGACTTGGTTGGCTGATGTGACCAAGGCAAGGTATGAGGTGAAGGAGAAGAAAGGCACAACCAAAAAG CCAAAGCGAAGAGGATTGAAGGGAATGGAGAGCATGGAAAGTGATTCCGAATAG